One stretch of Leptospira mtsangambouensis DNA includes these proteins:
- a CDS encoding 7TM diverse intracellular signaling domain-containing protein encodes MKLIQIKRILFVLVLFLVTSQIEAEDSVIDIKDSDFSPLYLANSILVLEDKTNRLIFEDIVSPKYESEFLKVKSSEEAFNFSYSNSTYWLRVSLENRSFSSKEVTFVVSYPRLKTLDFYFRNPKKIKKISSGYSVPMLNRPYQSRFFVFPISFPENSNATVYFKVKSPNSINLPIQLWNKDLYDRHEINDHVIQAIYFGIAFAMALFNLFLFFILKDKNYFLYVLVVTSTAFTIASHNGIASEYLWKFSPWMDQYSVNLFISVVLILFLIFMRSLLNTKQIIPKLDRLSIILILIQIGLPILYIYSFEFWIKTLVFSHTITSLWILIIGMVCSFHRQRIAYFFLLAFAFLFFALILSTLRALGYLPTNSFTIDGPQYGSAAEMMLLAFALADRYHTIIREKETAEEQVKHSLEKSNFDLEEKVKERTFTLNRTLNAMKRDLFVAKKIQENSLAIDLNLIKELNLVYRYLPVSEVGGDFFDLSLLKDSKYRILISDATGLGVHAAMITMAIKGLYDPIKNFELPPAKVLEIFNEEFMDNFVSLNSLLTAMILDIDLIEKKIQYASAGHPAAVLVQKEKIQLLSKTGRMIGLKKQIHYEQSEIYFEKGDRLFVFTDGVFEAFNSKDEEFGEESLYHLFQSTRALSLDGVVDHLLKTLQNFLNGQDRQDDLTILGLDL; translated from the coding sequence ATGAAATTGATTCAAATAAAAAGAATTCTATTTGTATTGGTTTTGTTTTTAGTAACTTCTCAAATTGAAGCCGAAGACTCTGTAATCGACATCAAAGATTCTGATTTTTCTCCGCTTTATCTTGCAAATTCGATATTAGTTTTGGAAGATAAAACGAATCGATTGATCTTCGAAGATATTGTATCGCCAAAATATGAATCAGAATTTTTGAAAGTTAAGTCTTCCGAGGAAGCTTTCAATTTTTCATATTCAAACTCAACTTATTGGCTAAGGGTTTCTTTAGAAAATCGAAGTTTTTCTTCTAAAGAGGTTACCTTTGTTGTTTCTTATCCAAGATTAAAAACTTTGGATTTTTATTTTCGTAACCCCAAAAAAATTAAAAAGATTTCTTCAGGTTATTCGGTTCCCATGTTGAATCGCCCTTACCAAAGCAGATTTTTTGTATTTCCCATTTCTTTTCCGGAAAATTCTAATGCGACTGTTTATTTCAAAGTAAAGTCGCCAAACTCCATCAATCTTCCCATTCAGTTATGGAATAAAGATCTCTATGATCGCCATGAAATCAACGATCACGTTATCCAAGCCATTTACTTTGGAATTGCATTTGCGATGGCTCTATTCAATTTGTTTTTGTTTTTTATCCTCAAAGATAAAAATTATTTTTTATATGTTCTAGTGGTCACGAGTACTGCGTTTACGATTGCTTCGCATAACGGAATTGCTTCGGAATATTTATGGAAATTTTCACCTTGGATGGACCAATATTCGGTGAATCTTTTTATTTCCGTTGTATTAATCCTGTTTTTAATTTTTATGCGAAGTTTGTTAAATACCAAACAGATCATTCCCAAACTAGATCGTTTGAGTATAATATTGATTCTGATTCAAATCGGATTGCCTATTTTATATATTTATTCTTTTGAGTTTTGGATCAAAACTTTAGTCTTTAGTCATACCATTACATCACTTTGGATTTTAATTATTGGTATGGTCTGTTCGTTCCATAGGCAGAGAATTGCCTATTTTTTCCTTCTAGCGTTTGCATTTTTGTTTTTTGCTTTGATACTTTCTACTTTGCGCGCATTGGGTTATCTCCCTACCAATTCCTTTACCATTGACGGCCCACAATATGGATCAGCTGCTGAAATGATGTTACTTGCGTTTGCACTGGCGGATCGTTATCATACCATCATCAGAGAAAAAGAAACTGCAGAAGAACAAGTAAAACATAGTTTAGAAAAATCCAATTTTGATTTAGAGGAAAAAGTAAAAGAAAGAACTTTCACGTTAAATCGTACACTCAATGCAATGAAACGAGATCTGTTCGTTGCAAAAAAAATCCAAGAGAATTCCTTAGCCATTGATTTAAACCTCATCAAAGAATTAAATTTAGTGTATCGTTACCTTCCTGTATCGGAAGTGGGTGGTGATTTTTTTGACTTAAGTCTTCTCAAAGACTCAAAGTATAGAATTTTAATTTCTGATGCTACAGGCCTTGGTGTTCATGCTGCCATGATCACTATGGCAATCAAAGGTTTGTATGATCCTATCAAAAACTTTGAATTACCACCTGCTAAGGTTTTGGAGATTTTTAATGAAGAGTTTATGGATAACTTTGTTTCTTTGAATAGCCTTTTGACGGCAATGATCCTCGATATCGATTTGATAGAAAAAAAAATCCAATATGCATCCGCAGGCCATCCTGCAGCTGTGTTGGTGCAGAAAGAAAAAATCCAACTTCTTTCAAAAACGGGAAGAATGATCGGGCTCAAAAAACAAATCCACTATGAACAATCCGAAATATACTTTGAGAAGGGTGATCGGCTTTTTGTCTTTACCGACGGTGTTTTTGAGGCTTTTAACTCGAAAGATGAAGAATTTGGTGAGGAATCGCTTTACCACCTCTTTCAATCCACTCGCGCTCTCAGTCTGGATGGGGTGGTGGACCATCTCCTAAAAACACTACAAAACTTTCTAAATGGTCAGGATCGGCAGGACGACTTAACCATCCTCGGGTTGGATTTATAA
- a CDS encoding PAS domain-containing sensor histidine kinase, whose product MSILPKTFEALFADLKRLESENQVLKQSLEYKDVSHTNLINALQFTQFSIDTISESILWLDSKGNFVFVNDAACKNYGYTKDELLSMQMFQVDPLFDVETWNAHWQEILERKTFSIETINQKKDGTSFPIEVTVNLVEYAGKQYNCAIVRNITERKLAETNLRESAIRLAELNASKDKFFSIIAHDLRGPLGTQREFTKILSEKDSKFSETERTTYLKMLEESSDLVYSLLENLLDWARSQSGNINYQPVSIHFFDLVERVIGLLALSANKKQITILNRVPKDQVIFADLFMIETVIRNLISNAIKYSNANTEVTVGVLQHNKEIHTNTNLEIEKSTTKSQANEFIFFVKDRGVGMNQEQIENLFRLDQKSSTKGTAQEPGTGLGLILCKEFLEKQEGKIWVESEPGMGSTFLIQLVQHTKTN is encoded by the coding sequence ATGTCGATTCTCCCTAAGACATTCGAAGCATTGTTTGCTGACCTAAAAAGGTTGGAATCAGAAAACCAAGTTTTAAAACAATCTTTGGAATACAAAGATGTAAGCCACACAAACCTAATCAATGCTCTGCAATTCACGCAGTTTTCAATTGATACCATCTCTGAATCCATTCTTTGGTTAGATTCTAAAGGCAATTTTGTTTTCGTAAATGACGCCGCCTGCAAAAACTATGGTTACACAAAAGATGAATTACTTTCCATGCAAATGTTCCAAGTTGATCCATTGTTTGATGTTGAAACTTGGAACGCACATTGGCAGGAAATCTTAGAGCGTAAAACATTTTCAATCGAAACAATTAACCAAAAGAAGGATGGCACTTCTTTTCCTATCGAAGTTACGGTGAATTTGGTTGAATATGCTGGAAAACAATACAATTGTGCCATTGTTCGCAATATCACAGAACGAAAATTAGCAGAAACAAATTTAAGAGAATCTGCAATTCGTTTGGCAGAACTCAACGCATCAAAAGATAAATTTTTTTCAATCATTGCCCATGACTTACGTGGACCACTTGGCACCCAAAGGGAATTTACCAAAATTTTAAGCGAAAAAGATTCTAAATTTTCTGAAACCGAAAGAACAACTTATTTGAAGATGTTGGAAGAATCTTCTGACTTAGTGTATTCGTTACTAGAAAATTTATTGGATTGGGCTAGATCTCAAAGTGGAAATATAAATTACCAACCCGTATCCATTCATTTTTTTGATCTCGTCGAAAGAGTGATTGGCCTTTTGGCTCTATCGGCTAACAAAAAACAAATTACTATTTTAAATCGAGTTCCAAAGGACCAAGTTATTTTTGCTGATTTATTTATGATTGAAACTGTAATCCGTAATTTGATCTCCAATGCAATCAAATACAGTAATGCGAATACCGAAGTAACGGTAGGAGTTTTACAACATAACAAAGAAATACATACTAATACAAATTTGGAAATTGAAAAATCCACAACAAAGTCTCAAGCGAATGAATTTATTTTCTTCGTAAAAGATAGGGGAGTGGGAATGAATCAGGAACAAATCGAAAACCTTTTTCGATTGGATCAAAAATCTTCAACCAAAGGTACAGCTCAAGAACCTGGAACAGGACTTGGACTCATTCTCTGCAAAGAGTTTTTAGAAAAACAAGAAGGTAAAATTTGGGTAGAAAGTGAACCTGGAATGGGTTCTACTTTTTTGATTCAGTTAGTACAACACACAAAAACAAACTAA
- a CDS encoding pirin family protein encodes MKHKSIEYAQKLDFQWPTSDPFLFCVHHEDFYPKGNGKFGPDASLQGRQIGQDFAGKDGWRMYHGETIPGFPGHPHRGFETVTVVQRGLIDHADSQGAAGRYGDGDVQWMTAGAGIQHSEMFPLVNESGDNTLELFQIWLNLPAKNKFVDPHFKMFWNEDIPVKVVTDTLGKKIKIKTVAGSLFGEKPLDPPPDSWAGDPKNDVGIYILDLDPESSFVIPGSSSGNNRNLYYFRGEGLVLDGVVVPGKHMYNLKSEIDVELKNGSESARILILEGKPIAEPVVQYGPFVMNKQEEIQQAFDDYRKTQFGGWPWDSYDPVHVGKSRFARHADGKEEIPTQS; translated from the coding sequence ATGAAACACAAATCGATAGAATATGCCCAAAAACTAGACTTCCAATGGCCAACTTCAGATCCATTTTTGTTTTGTGTACACCATGAGGATTTTTATCCCAAAGGGAATGGAAAGTTTGGCCCAGACGCCTCTTTACAAGGAAGACAAATTGGCCAGGACTTTGCTGGCAAAGATGGATGGAGGATGTACCACGGCGAAACCATTCCCGGTTTTCCTGGCCACCCCCACCGTGGATTTGAAACGGTAACCGTTGTCCAAAGAGGTCTGATTGACCATGCCGATTCCCAAGGCGCTGCTGGAAGGTATGGGGATGGAGATGTCCAATGGATGACAGCAGGCGCTGGGATCCAACATTCGGAAATGTTTCCTCTCGTGAATGAATCTGGTGATAATACTTTGGAGTTATTTCAGATTTGGTTGAATCTGCCTGCAAAGAATAAATTTGTAGATCCCCACTTCAAAATGTTTTGGAACGAAGACATTCCAGTAAAAGTGGTAACTGATACTTTAGGCAAAAAAATAAAAATTAAAACAGTCGCAGGATCTTTGTTTGGCGAAAAACCGCTTGATCCACCTCCAGATTCCTGGGCAGGTGATCCGAAAAATGATGTGGGCATTTATATTTTAGATTTGGATCCCGAATCCAGTTTTGTGATTCCCGGAAGTTCTAGTGGCAACAATAGAAACCTATATTACTTCCGTGGAGAAGGCCTAGTGCTTGATGGAGTTGTGGTTCCGGGAAAACATATGTACAATCTAAAGTCGGAAATTGACGTGGAACTAAAAAATGGATCCGAATCTGCTCGTATTTTAATTTTAGAAGGAAAACCCATAGCCGAACCAGTGGTTCAGTATGGACCTTTTGTGATGAACAAACAAGAGGAAATCCAACAAGCCTTTGACGATTACCGCAAAACACAGTTTGGTGGTTGGCCTTGGGATTCTTATGATCCAGTACATGTTGGCAAATCAAGATTTGCAAGACATGCCGATGGCAAAGAAGAAATCCCCACTCAATCCTAA
- the ilvD gene encoding dihydroxy-acid dehydratase: protein MTLNRYSRILTQDESLPASQAMIIGSGVPYEDLNKPFIGIGSTGFDGNPCNMHLTTLASLQKKSVLDTKQMVGLLFNTIGVSDGITNGNDGMRYSLPSREIIADSIETISGAHYYDGIIFTAGCDKNMPGAIMAMSRLNRPSIMVYGGTINGGNYKGEKLNIVSAFEAYGKKINGKITEEDFKEVIKNSCPGPGACGGMYTANTMATAIEVMGMSLPYSSSSPARSEEKKKECMNIGKYMYNLLEKDIKPSDIITPKSILNALRVVTILGGSTNAALHMIAIARTMGIPLDLEQIQKVTDTTPLLADMKPSGKYLMEDLHAIGGTPAIMKFMLREGLIDGSCLTVTGKTIAENLEGLPDLPSDQDLLRPVSNPIKKEGHIQVLYGNIAKKGAVAKITGHEGEMFEGNAICFDSEVEANAGIRDGKVKPGHVVVIRYVGPKGGPGMPEMLKPTSAIIGAGLGDNVALITDGRFSGGSHGFVVGHITPEAMEGGELALVQDGDKILIDARTNKLELIVSPEELEKRRATWKKPPYRITSGYLWKYIQMVQDASTGCLTDR, encoded by the coding sequence ATGACTTTGAATCGATATAGCCGCATTCTTACCCAAGATGAATCCCTTCCTGCCTCCCAAGCAATGATCATTGGATCTGGAGTTCCTTATGAAGATTTAAATAAACCATTCATTGGAATTGGAAGCACTGGATTTGATGGAAATCCTTGTAACATGCACCTCACCACTCTTGCTTCCTTACAGAAGAAAAGTGTATTAGATACAAAACAAATGGTGGGTTTATTATTTAACACCATTGGGGTTAGCGATGGAATCACGAATGGAAATGATGGGATGCGTTATTCATTGCCTTCAAGGGAAATTATCGCCGATTCCATTGAGACAATTTCTGGTGCTCATTATTATGACGGGATTATCTTCACTGCTGGTTGTGATAAAAATATGCCTGGTGCCATTATGGCAATGTCAAGACTCAACAGGCCATCCATCATGGTTTACGGTGGAACTATCAATGGTGGAAATTACAAAGGCGAAAAATTAAATATTGTTTCTGCTTTTGAAGCTTATGGAAAAAAAATTAACGGCAAAATCACTGAAGAAGATTTTAAAGAAGTAATTAAGAATTCCTGCCCAGGCCCTGGAGCTTGTGGTGGAATGTATACGGCCAACACTATGGCAACAGCAATTGAAGTGATGGGAATGAGTTTGCCTTATAGTTCCTCTTCTCCTGCTCGTAGTGAAGAAAAAAAGAAAGAATGTATGAATATTGGAAAGTATATGTACAATCTTCTAGAAAAGGATATCAAACCTTCTGATATCATCACTCCCAAATCCATTCTAAATGCACTTCGTGTGGTAACCATTCTTGGTGGTTCCACAAATGCTGCCTTACATATGATTGCGATTGCAAGGACAATGGGTATTCCACTTGATTTGGAACAAATTCAAAAAGTAACCGACACAACTCCACTTTTAGCTGATATGAAACCAAGTGGAAAGTATCTTATGGAAGACCTTCACGCCATTGGCGGAACTCCTGCCATCATGAAATTTATGTTACGCGAAGGTTTGATTGATGGATCTTGTTTAACTGTGACTGGAAAAACCATCGCAGAAAACTTGGAAGGACTTCCTGACCTACCAAGTGACCAAGATTTGCTTAGACCTGTCAGTAACCCGATCAAAAAAGAAGGCCATATCCAAGTTCTTTACGGCAACATTGCCAAAAAAGGTGCTGTGGCAAAAATCACGGGCCATGAAGGGGAAATGTTTGAAGGGAATGCCATTTGTTTTGATTCCGAAGTGGAAGCCAACGCAGGAATTCGAGATGGTAAAGTAAAACCAGGCCATGTGGTTGTGATTCGTTATGTAGGACCGAAAGGAGGACCGGGAATGCCGGAAATGTTAAAACCAACTTCTGCCATCATCGGTGCAGGCCTTGGGGATAACGTAGCCCTCATTACCGATGGAAGATTTTCTGGAGGAAGCCATGGATTTGTTGTGGGTCATATCACACCAGAAGCTATGGAAGGTGGAGAATTGGCCCTAGTCCAAGATGGTGACAAAATTCTAATTGATGCGCGTACCAACAAACTTGAGTTAATTGTATCTCCGGAAGAACTAGAAAAAAGAAGGGCAACTTGGAAAAAACCTCCGTACCGGATTACCTCTGGGTATCTTTGGAAATACATCCAGATGGTACAAGATGCCAGTACGGGTTGTTTGACAGACCGTTAA
- a CDS encoding TonB-dependent receptor plug domain-containing protein, with protein sequence MKYTKSIIYLFCLGWFLPLYADGNLEVVFQIVKSNSGKPVTNAVVISKKGKASGVSNEEGIAKLRFPEPGYYEIKISTADRTESVFREVRFKGQVILVTISEANLSGILVSGERDKTPLSRYGLVQDEIKRLPGVSGDSLKALQTIPGVVIGTPVGILPSVFTNIGTNLLTGNPYSNSERGDLSLRGGGTRQNQYYFDGFPLSYPFHLGNQSSVLNNNLIKSFDVFTGAFPAKYGYATGGIIAIEGTDRVDENKTVININLFLSDIYNQSKVLPGLAMISSGRKNYPNLVLLQAYPQGIPEDAKYAEYQDYQWKLIWDISSEHRLSIQTFGTRDRQAYTKAQADLERGGEDPRPPTGLDRMFRTDAIRYVWKGKTFRNTLSYSRTSFNEFFELRFTNPLTAENIFGLQNRTADTTTYVHNAFEWELWEEHLKLEAGVQGRFRETTLKGENISSYNRLFYNIFNDLLNSNAAFRSVIDGDRIRYREKSAYAELPFKYGGFRLTPGARVDNYSGSNETNLAPRITGGYLFESTKTGFMVGHGIHYNAPVSIEALSAKSGNPNLYMERSEHNSVGVSQEFANNWQIKIEGFRNIFQNIIVPDAYIVDPYALNNDTRVFVNETAKVLANPITPKNLNYSNAGYGHSEGVEIFIKKTKDPREQSGLFGWISYTNSITKRINNQARLSSDETRNRTLLNNSRTLLAQSKIGTNYINYYDDNQFEVVYNNDKEQLYDLDRTHILNIVFGYKFNPEWMVGGRFRYFSGTPYTPITSATRANQAATFGLNLYFPNYSGNYNSDRFLPFHQFDLRIDRIENYSWGYINTYIEFVNFYGRRNQAGFEFDNTKNYQRNQNPAPTYDTVNSPYIISQTPNGKLAFIPLINIGMEVRF encoded by the coding sequence ATGAAATATACCAAATCGATCATTTATCTTTTTTGTTTGGGATGGTTTTTACCTCTGTACGCAGATGGAAACCTAGAAGTTGTATTCCAAATTGTAAAATCCAATTCTGGTAAACCCGTCACAAATGCTGTTGTAATTTCAAAAAAAGGCAAAGCCAGCGGAGTTTCCAATGAAGAGGGGATCGCCAAACTTCGATTTCCCGAACCTGGGTATTATGAAATAAAAATCTCTACTGCCGACAGAACCGAATCGGTGTTCCGCGAAGTTCGATTTAAAGGGCAGGTGATCCTCGTCACCATCTCAGAAGCAAACCTATCGGGGATTTTAGTCAGCGGAGAAAGAGACAAAACTCCTCTTTCTCGGTATGGACTTGTACAAGACGAAATCAAACGACTCCCTGGAGTTTCTGGTGATTCTTTAAAAGCTCTCCAAACCATTCCGGGTGTTGTGATTGGTACCCCCGTCGGAATTTTACCATCAGTCTTTACAAACATTGGAACCAATTTGTTAACCGGAAATCCATATTCCAATAGTGAAAGAGGAGATTTATCCTTACGCGGTGGTGGGACAAGACAAAACCAATACTATTTTGATGGATTTCCACTTTCTTATCCATTCCATTTGGGAAACCAATCTTCCGTACTAAATAACAATTTAATTAAATCCTTTGATGTATTTACAGGTGCTTTTCCAGCTAAATATGGTTATGCGACTGGAGGGATCATTGCCATTGAAGGTACTGATCGTGTTGATGAAAATAAAACAGTCATCAATATTAATTTGTTTTTATCAGATATTTATAACCAATCCAAAGTTCTGCCGGGTCTAGCAATGATCAGTTCGGGAAGGAAAAACTATCCTAACTTGGTTTTATTACAGGCCTATCCACAAGGGATTCCTGAAGATGCAAAGTATGCAGAGTATCAAGATTACCAATGGAAATTGATTTGGGACATTAGTTCGGAACACCGCCTTTCCATCCAAACGTTTGGAACAAGAGATAGGCAAGCATATACCAAAGCCCAAGCAGATTTGGAAAGGGGAGGGGAAGACCCTCGTCCTCCGACGGGCCTTGATCGAATGTTTCGCACTGATGCCATCCGTTACGTTTGGAAAGGAAAAACATTTCGAAATACATTATCGTACTCACGCACTTCCTTTAATGAATTTTTTGAATTAAGATTTACGAATCCACTAACAGCAGAAAATATTTTTGGATTACAAAATCGAACTGCCGATACCACAACCTATGTTCACAATGCTTTTGAATGGGAACTTTGGGAAGAACATCTTAAATTAGAAGCGGGTGTCCAAGGTCGGTTCCGTGAGACCACTTTAAAAGGAGAGAATATCTCTTCTTATAACCGATTATTTTATAATATCTTTAATGATCTTTTAAATTCCAATGCAGCTTTTCGATCCGTAATCGATGGAGATAGAATTCGATACCGGGAAAAATCTGCTTATGCGGAACTTCCCTTCAAATATGGTGGATTTCGCCTAACACCAGGAGCAAGGGTCGACAACTATTCTGGCAGCAATGAAACCAATTTGGCTCCACGAATCACAGGTGGTTATCTTTTTGAATCCACAAAAACAGGGTTTATGGTTGGCCATGGAATTCATTACAATGCTCCTGTTTCGATTGAGGCCTTGTCTGCAAAGTCAGGAAATCCAAATCTTTATATGGAACGTTCCGAACATAATTCCGTTGGTGTCAGCCAGGAGTTTGCTAACAATTGGCAAATTAAAATCGAAGGTTTTCGGAATATCTTTCAGAATATCATCGTTCCTGATGCCTACATTGTTGATCCATATGCTTTGAACAATGACACTCGGGTTTTTGTAAATGAGACAGCCAAAGTCCTCGCAAATCCCATCACACCCAAAAATCTAAATTATTCGAATGCAGGATATGGTCATTCGGAAGGTGTTGAAATTTTTATTAAAAAAACAAAAGATCCAAGAGAACAATCTGGACTTTTTGGTTGGATTTCTTACACAAATTCAATCACCAAACGAATCAATAACCAAGCTAGATTATCCAGTGATGAAACAAGAAACAGAACTTTATTGAATAATTCCAGAACGCTACTTGCCCAATCAAAAATTGGAACCAACTATATCAATTATTATGATGATAACCAATTTGAAGTAGTTTATAATAACGATAAAGAACAACTTTATGATTTAGATAGAACTCATATTTTAAATATTGTATTTGGTTATAAATTTAATCCAGAGTGGATGGTGGGCGGAAGGTTTCGATATTTTTCGGGTACACCTTATACTCCCATTACAAGTGCTACACGAGCAAACCAAGCAGCAACTTTTGGTTTAAATTTATATTTTCCAAATTATTCTGGAAACTATAACAGTGATCGATTTTTACCATTTCATCAATTTGATTTAAGGATCGATCGGATCGAAAATTATTCTTGGGGTTATATCAATACTTATATTGAATTTGTAAATTTTTATGGCCGTAGGAACCAAGCGGGATTCGAATTTGATAATACAAAAAACTACCAAAGGAATCAAAACCCAGCGCCTACTTATGATACTGTAAATTCTCCATACATTATTTCGCAAACTCCGAATGGAAAATTAGCCTTTATTCCTCTTATCAATATTGGGATGGAGGTACGATTTTGA
- a CDS encoding TetR/AcrR family transcriptional regulator, with translation MKKEPTRVRLLQVSKELFLKQGYSETGLNQIVGEAETVKASLYQHFSSKEMLGKEVLRIYSNENLTLLKSLMKRNPKPLDFVKAWVRILSREARESQLFGCGMANFRAQIAANELEILKEIEEIAHKTIDCLAEYLEESLENGHIISKVDCRLLAKQLFFVYEGVLQGYRLLDDKRSLDELYRIAESLIPTSK, from the coding sequence ATGAAAAAAGAACCAACTCGTGTACGCCTCTTGCAAGTGAGCAAGGAACTCTTTTTAAAACAAGGGTATTCGGAAACGGGCCTCAATCAAATCGTCGGGGAAGCAGAAACCGTCAAAGCGAGTTTGTACCAACATTTTTCCTCAAAAGAGATGTTGGGTAAGGAAGTACTTAGAATTTATTCGAATGAAAATTTAACTCTTCTCAAATCTCTGATGAAACGAAATCCAAAACCTCTTGATTTTGTGAAGGCTTGGGTTCGGATTCTTTCCCGGGAAGCGAGAGAATCCCAACTCTTTGGATGTGGGATGGCCAATTTCCGAGCACAGATTGCAGCAAACGAATTGGAAATTTTGAAAGAAATTGAGGAAATTGCCCACAAAACCATCGATTGTTTGGCTGAGTACTTAGAAGAGTCTCTGGAAAATGGTCATATTATTTCTAAAGTGGATTGTCGATTACTCGCCAAACAATTATTTTTTGTCTACGAAGGGGTTTTGCAAGGGTACCGTTTGCTTGATGACAAAAGGTCATTGGATGAACTTTACCGAATTGCTGAGAGTTTGATCCCAACTTCTAAATGA
- a CDS encoding nitroreductase, producing MNSEMISIHESAKTTTEALETRHSIREYLPEPVPDEILQRIFKKALRSPSWKNSQPWKVHIVSGNQREELALELTKAARESSPQPETNWPESYPSDAKKRMFDLGMKIYGVAGIDRKDKEARDQFMLRNFEFFGAPTAVFITSKFDFNFFVGIDLGCFLQSILLLAREEGLGTCPQAALGAFPDVVRNHLGLPKEEKVILGLSIGYPKPDSELNRFHTPRESAEDLLRFY from the coding sequence ATGAATTCTGAAATGATATCCATCCATGAGTCTGCCAAAACAACAACGGAGGCCCTAGAAACTAGACATAGCATCCGAGAATATTTACCGGAACCTGTCCCAGATGAAATCCTCCAGAGGATCTTCAAAAAGGCTCTGCGTTCTCCCAGCTGGAAAAACTCACAACCTTGGAAGGTACATATTGTGAGTGGCAATCAGCGAGAAGAGTTGGCATTGGAACTTACCAAAGCAGCAAGGGAGTCCTCCCCCCAACCAGAAACCAATTGGCCAGAATCTTATCCAAGTGATGCCAAAAAACGAATGTTTGATTTAGGGATGAAAATTTACGGAGTGGCTGGAATTGATCGTAAAGACAAAGAAGCAAGGGACCAATTTATGCTTCGAAATTTTGAATTCTTTGGAGCACCAACTGCAGTTTTTATCACTTCTAAATTTGATTTCAATTTCTTTGTCGGAATTGATTTGGGTTGTTTTTTACAATCGATTCTTCTTCTAGCAAGGGAGGAAGGATTGGGAACTTGTCCACAAGCTGCTTTGGGTGCATTTCCCGATGTAGTTCGAAATCATTTGGGACTTCCAAAGGAAGAAAAGGTAATCCTCGGACTGAGCATTGGATATCCAAAACCAGATTCTGAACTCAATCGTTTTCACACCCCAAGGGAATCTGCAGAAGATTTACTTCGGTTTTATTGA
- a CDS encoding class I SAM-dependent methyltransferase encodes MYSKTFWNERYANEDYVYGKDPNDFLRTRLPNLKKGRILFPCEGEGRNAVFAAGLGWDVFAFDQSEIGKQKATALANEKNVTIHYEISDVLTYPYAPEQMDMVALIYCHFHKSIRTTAHRNCVRTLKSGGILLLEAFSPDQLKYTSGGPKDPDMLYQLKDLRMDFSEMSVEYEEALEIELNESPFHRGKAAIVRLVLRKI; translated from the coding sequence ATGTATTCTAAAACTTTCTGGAATGAACGTTATGCGAATGAAGACTATGTTTACGGAAAAGACCCAAACGATTTTTTAAGAACTCGTTTGCCTAATTTGAAAAAAGGAAGAATTCTTTTTCCTTGCGAAGGGGAAGGACGAAATGCCGTATTTGCTGCAGGACTCGGCTGGGATGTGTTTGCCTTTGACCAATCAGAAATCGGAAAACAAAAAGCAACTGCACTTGCTAACGAAAAAAATGTCACCATTCACTATGAGATTTCTGACGTTTTAACTTATCCCTATGCTCCAGAACAAATGGATATGGTTGCTTTGATCTATTGTCACTTCCATAAATCGATCCGCACAACAGCGCATCGGAATTGTGTTCGGACATTAAAATCTGGTGGAATTTTATTATTAGAAGCATTTTCTCCTGACCAATTGAAATACACATCTGGTGGTCCAAAAGATCCTGATATGTTGTATCAGTTAAAAGATTTGCGAATGGATTTTTCCGAAATGAGTGTTGAATACGAAGAAGCCTTAGAAATTGAACTCAACGAGAGCCCGTTCCATAGAGGAAAGGCAGCCATTGTTCGTTTGGTTTTACGAAAAATATAG